One genomic window of Polyangiaceae bacterium includes the following:
- a CDS encoding DUF559 domain-containing protein → METEAPVVARRLAPWSIEAAPGKWEHSKGSGERAARPKPPHASPPAADARRDRSLARLGYRTLRVTARHVHADLDGVLSLIRAALL, encoded by the coding sequence CTGGAGACCGAGGCACCGGTTGTAGCACGCCGGCTCGCCCCCTGGTCGATCGAAGCTGCTCCAGGCAAGTGGGAACACTCGAAGGGATCGGGCGAACGTGCTGCGCGTCCCAAGCCGCCGCACGCTAGCCCGCCGGCTGCCGACGCCCGCCGCGATCGCTCTCTCGCCAGGCTCGGGTACCGCACCCTCCGCGTCACAGCTCGGCACGTCCATGCGGATCTCGATGGCGTGCTCAGCTTGATTCGCGCTGCCTTGCTCTAG
- a CDS encoding class I SAM-dependent methyltransferase, with translation MSRFMAAIYDSFMQQTEEACLRAWREDLLQDLSGSVLEVGAGTGANLPLYPADLERLVLAEPDRDMSRKLRERLDTLGRNVEICEAAMEQLPFEAGSFDQVVCTLVLCSVPNPEASLAEVKRVLRPGGKLVFIEHVCDEKRLGRRLLQRGLEPLWKPLAGGCHLTRRTETTIRDAGFELSDVRRESMRKALPMVRASVRGIAVKPA, from the coding sequence ATGAGCAGGTTCATGGCGGCGATCTACGACTCCTTCATGCAGCAAACGGAGGAGGCCTGTTTGCGCGCCTGGCGAGAGGATCTGCTGCAGGATCTCTCGGGTAGCGTGCTCGAGGTGGGCGCGGGCACAGGCGCGAACTTGCCGCTGTATCCGGCGGACCTGGAGCGCTTGGTACTGGCGGAACCGGATCGGGATATGAGCCGCAAGCTGCGGGAGCGCCTCGACACCCTCGGGCGCAACGTGGAGATCTGCGAGGCGGCGATGGAGCAGCTGCCGTTCGAAGCTGGGAGCTTCGACCAGGTCGTTTGCACGTTGGTGCTGTGCAGCGTGCCGAACCCCGAGGCGTCCCTCGCGGAGGTCAAGCGGGTGCTGCGCCCCGGGGGCAAGCTGGTGTTCATCGAGCACGTGTGCGACGAGAAGCGCCTCGGGCGGCGCTTGCTTCAGCGGGGCCTCGAGCCGCTCTGGAAGCCCCTCGCTGGTGGCTGTCATTTGACGCGCCGCACGGAAACGACGATTCGCGACGCCGGCTTCGAACTCAGCGACGTTCGGCGCGAGAGCATGCGCAAGGCGCTCCCGATGGTTCGCGCGTCGGTGCGTGGGATCGCCGTCAAGCCGGCGTAG
- a CDS encoding DUF4920 domain-containing protein: MREQALAHSVARVGIVGFIAGLALIGGCTTPTEQKPEPAAANTTPQPAAGYKLYGSALNPELKPVSLSEVLQKPADYEGKTVHVDATVRRACSQKGCWMELAEGSNDKPATCRVTFKDYGFFVPTDSAGAEARLEGVVKLKKVTADHVQHMEQEGATFANKDPDGSASEVALVATGVELKK, translated from the coding sequence ATGCGTGAGCAAGCTTTGGCGCACAGCGTCGCTCGGGTCGGAATCGTTGGGTTCATCGCTGGGCTCGCGCTCATTGGCGGGTGCACCACGCCAACCGAACAGAAGCCCGAACCCGCGGCCGCCAACACCACGCCGCAGCCAGCCGCTGGCTACAAGCTCTACGGCAGCGCCCTGAACCCGGAGCTCAAGCCCGTCAGCCTGAGCGAGGTGCTGCAGAAGCCCGCCGACTACGAAGGCAAGACGGTCCACGTCGACGCCACGGTGCGCCGCGCCTGCTCGCAAAAGGGCTGCTGGATGGAACTGGCCGAAGGCTCGAACGACAAGCCAGCCACCTGCCGCGTGACCTTCAAAGACTACGGCTTCTTCGTGCCGACGGACTCCGCGGGCGCCGAAGCTCGCCTGGAAGGCGTCGTAAAACTGAAGAAAGTCACCGCCGACCACGTCCAGCACATGGAGCAGGAAGGCGCCACGTTTGCAAACAAGGACCCCGACGGAAGCGCGTCAGAGGTTGCCCTGGTGGCGACTGGCGTCGAACTCAAGAAGTAG
- a CDS encoding FAD-dependent oxidoreductase: MSEHQLGSEERPLRVAVVGAGPAGFYAAEALLKHKELKIEVDLFERLPFPFGLVRFGVAPDHQKIKTAAGAYERTAEMPGFRFLGNVELGRDVSFEELRGCYHQVVITTGAAGDRKMRIPGEELSGSLPATEFVGWYNGHPDFQGLKLDLSGERAVVVGVGDVTTDVVRLLLRSREELGKTDITAASLAVLRQSQIREVVVLGRRGPEQLKMAVKELKGIAEDPEISVSIDAAELAEARKRVDAAKDRYDSATHKRLDLLEAISKGEVGAPGRRGTMRLEFLRSPKALEGDGKVERCIIEKNRLEPAGDDFKARGTGELETLETNLVLRSIGYVGTPLEGLPFDERNNVIPNDEGRVVLDGEPLCGVYVSGWIKRGATGVIGTNRADSVATVHTMLSDVMNARQGEHCLAPGAADQTHSADRIDALLKERGVRVVSWADWQRLDQHELDAGKQSGKVREKLVDVAEALRHIS; this comes from the coding sequence ATGAGCGAACATCAGTTGGGCTCGGAAGAGCGGCCCTTGCGGGTCGCGGTAGTCGGCGCGGGACCCGCAGGCTTCTACGCCGCGGAGGCGTTGCTCAAGCACAAGGAGCTGAAGATCGAGGTCGACTTGTTCGAGCGACTTCCGTTCCCGTTCGGGCTCGTACGCTTCGGCGTCGCGCCGGATCACCAGAAGATCAAGACGGCGGCGGGGGCGTACGAGCGCACCGCGGAGATGCCTGGCTTCCGCTTCCTCGGCAACGTGGAGCTGGGGCGAGACGTGAGCTTTGAAGAGCTCCGGGGTTGCTACCACCAGGTCGTGATCACGACGGGAGCGGCTGGGGATCGCAAGATGCGGATCCCCGGGGAAGAACTCAGTGGCAGCTTGCCTGCGACGGAGTTCGTCGGCTGGTACAACGGCCACCCGGATTTTCAAGGCTTGAAGCTGGATCTCTCCGGGGAGCGCGCGGTGGTGGTTGGCGTCGGCGACGTGACCACCGACGTCGTGCGCCTGCTGCTCCGGAGCCGCGAAGAGCTGGGGAAGACGGACATCACCGCTGCGTCCCTCGCGGTGCTCCGCCAGAGTCAGATCCGCGAGGTAGTAGTGCTGGGGCGCCGCGGGCCAGAACAGCTGAAAATGGCCGTGAAGGAGCTGAAAGGGATCGCTGAAGATCCGGAGATCAGCGTCAGCATCGACGCCGCAGAACTCGCGGAAGCGCGCAAGCGGGTCGACGCCGCCAAGGACCGCTACGACTCCGCGACGCACAAGCGCCTGGACTTGCTGGAGGCGATTTCCAAGGGCGAAGTCGGGGCGCCGGGGCGCCGCGGCACGATGCGCCTTGAGTTTCTGCGTTCGCCCAAGGCCCTCGAAGGTGATGGCAAGGTCGAGCGCTGCATCATCGAGAAGAACCGCCTGGAGCCTGCGGGCGACGACTTCAAGGCGCGAGGCACGGGGGAGCTCGAAACCCTCGAGACGAACCTGGTGCTGCGCTCGATTGGCTACGTGGGGACGCCCCTCGAAGGCCTGCCGTTCGACGAACGCAACAACGTGATCCCCAACGACGAGGGCCGCGTGGTGCTGGACGGCGAACCGCTATGCGGCGTGTACGTTTCCGGGTGGATCAAGCGCGGCGCGACGGGCGTGATCGGCACGAACCGCGCCGACTCCGTGGCGACGGTGCACACCATGCTGAGCGATGTGATGAATGCGCGCCAAGGCGAGCATTGCCTGGCTCCGGGCGCAGCTGACCAGACCCACTCTGCCGATCGCATCGACGCGCTGCTCAAGGAGCGCGGCGTTCGGGTCGTCAGCTGGGCAGACTGGCAGCGCCTGGACCAGCATGAGCTGGACGCAGGCAAGCAGTCGGGCAAGGTGCGGGAGAAGCTGGTGGACGTAGCCGAGGCGCTGCGTCACATCAGCTAA
- a CDS encoding cytochrome c-type biogenesis protein CcmH, with translation MSRRLLSLLVLWATLAWVSGAFAQPSSAMPAPSVIDDSEYVPGAKRLEQRLLAPCCWDTSKQTLDVHDSPVATDLKREIKRRLKAGEQPDAIEADLVDRYGEKIRAVPEGNPLKGFALILSILGGGAFLGLAYMLYGWQQRAKAEQKPPPKETERDEWDDALDQELKDS, from the coding sequence ATGTCGAGGAGACTGCTGTCGCTGTTGGTGCTGTGGGCCACGCTCGCTTGGGTAAGCGGTGCGTTCGCACAGCCTTCGTCAGCGATGCCGGCGCCGAGCGTGATTGACGACTCGGAGTATGTGCCAGGCGCCAAGCGCTTGGAGCAGCGCCTGCTGGCGCCGTGTTGCTGGGACACCAGCAAGCAGACGCTGGACGTTCATGATTCACCCGTCGCCACCGACCTCAAACGTGAGATCAAGCGGCGCCTGAAGGCGGGTGAGCAGCCCGACGCCATTGAAGCTGACTTGGTGGATCGCTACGGGGAAAAGATCCGCGCGGTGCCTGAAGGCAATCCGCTCAAGGGCTTTGCGCTGATCCTCAGCATCCTCGGGGGCGGCGCCTTCCTCGGCTTGGCGTACATGCTCTACGGCTGGCAACAGCGCGCCAAGGCAGAGCAGAAGCCGCCGCCGAAAGAGACCGAGCGCGACGAGTGGGACGACGCGCTGGATCAAGAACTCAAGGACTCTTGA
- a CDS encoding LysM peptidoglycan-binding domain-containing protein has product MRWWLTLCLALVCAFATPNFAEAKTRTHTVGKGQTLGKIAKRYHVSVAAICNANDIKKTDPIKPGQTLYIPDKDDEDGKQARKERDAKEKKERAKERKERAKEDRKERAKEAEKDRKERASRSKEDENGLHLLDFAGGSAYYYFPTGPGRKTLRPVLMYMHARSGDPRHDCQRWARVASNLGWVVCPVGPEDRGGGRRGWANNWATGHRAALASLNALREKYGRRVQLYGNTLMGFSEGAFVTMNVGVREARAFNRWLVLAADTKYWGGQGLEELGKNHARIRRVYLITGKEDGTYEPTLTVKGWLQKARVPVRISTPGDMGHELLLESKRGMYRAALVWLTKG; this is encoded by the coding sequence GTGCGCTGGTGGCTGACACTGTGCTTGGCGCTGGTTTGTGCGTTCGCGACGCCAAACTTCGCCGAGGCCAAGACCCGAACCCACACCGTGGGCAAGGGCCAAACCTTGGGCAAGATCGCCAAGCGTTACCACGTGAGCGTCGCCGCGATCTGCAACGCCAACGACATCAAGAAGACCGATCCGATCAAGCCCGGGCAGACGCTCTACATCCCGGACAAGGACGACGAGGACGGCAAGCAAGCGCGCAAGGAGCGCGACGCAAAAGAGAAGAAGGAGCGCGCCAAGGAACGTAAAGAGCGCGCAAAGGAAGATCGCAAGGAGCGAGCGAAGGAAGCGGAGAAGGATCGCAAGGAGCGAGCCAGCCGCAGTAAGGAGGACGAAAACGGCCTCCACCTGCTCGATTTCGCTGGCGGCAGCGCCTACTATTATTTCCCCACGGGACCGGGCCGCAAGACACTGCGCCCCGTCTTGATGTACATGCACGCCCGCAGCGGCGATCCGCGCCACGACTGCCAGCGCTGGGCGCGCGTCGCGAGCAACCTCGGCTGGGTGGTGTGCCCCGTCGGTCCTGAAGATCGCGGTGGCGGCCGTCGCGGCTGGGCAAACAACTGGGCCACGGGTCACCGCGCCGCCCTCGCCTCACTGAACGCGCTCCGCGAGAAGTACGGCCGTCGCGTGCAGCTCTACGGAAACACCCTGATGGGCTTCTCCGAAGGCGCCTTCGTGACCATGAACGTCGGCGTGCGCGAGGCGCGCGCCTTCAACCGCTGGCTGGTGCTCGCCGCAGACACCAAGTACTGGGGCGGCCAAGGCCTGGAAGAGCTCGGCAAGAACCACGCGCGCATTCGCCGCGTCTACCTGATCACCGGTAAAGAAGACGGCACCTACGAGCCGACGCTCACGGTCAAAGGCTGGCTGCAAAAAGCCCGCGTCCCCGTGCGCATCTCCACCCCCGGAGACATGGGCCACGAGCTCTTGCTCGAGTCGAAACGCGGCATGTATCGCGCCGCCCTAGTCTGGCTCACCAAAGGCTAA
- a CDS encoding bile acid:sodium symporter family protein codes for MRELFSHHAFVEAYFVPVQLLLAMFGMGATLSVRDFERIVRNPGGLAVGLGIQVVLVPIVAVLFSRALGLGPGWAVGLILVSVVPGGAFSNLLTYFGRGNVPLSISVTTVTTLGCLVTIPLVLRLTAAEHLPPNFVFPTGQIVRDISSFLLLPLALGMVTFRFLPQHTQTLSKWAIRLSMTFVVLITISALGSGRIKVAEYGFGPPAVIVAFALVLMFAIPHLSRLLGRYDDETAAISIEVTLRNIGIGLLLVRFFFPGQPENGHVLYSCLFFAGLSTPLSLPAMLRHRRGKSPAFGRAPHIRPDAVPQAPDASASEPAA; via the coding sequence GTGCGCGAACTCTTCTCACACCATGCCTTCGTCGAGGCCTACTTCGTCCCCGTCCAGCTCCTGCTGGCGATGTTTGGGATGGGCGCGACGCTGAGCGTGAGGGACTTCGAGCGCATCGTCAGGAACCCCGGCGGCCTCGCGGTGGGCCTCGGGATTCAGGTCGTGCTGGTGCCCATCGTGGCGGTGCTGTTCTCCCGCGCTCTCGGGCTCGGTCCCGGCTGGGCCGTGGGGTTGATCCTCGTCAGCGTGGTCCCTGGCGGCGCGTTCTCGAACCTCCTCACGTATTTCGGCCGTGGAAATGTTCCGCTGTCCATCTCCGTGACGACCGTCACGACCCTCGGCTGCCTGGTGACCATCCCGCTGGTGTTGCGGCTGACGGCGGCGGAGCACCTGCCACCGAACTTCGTGTTCCCGACGGGGCAGATCGTCCGCGACATCTCGAGCTTCTTGCTGCTGCCCTTGGCCCTCGGCATGGTGACGTTTCGCTTCCTGCCGCAGCACACGCAGACACTCTCGAAGTGGGCGATCCGCCTCTCGATGACGTTCGTGGTGCTGATCACCATCAGCGCTCTCGGTTCCGGAAGGATCAAGGTCGCGGAGTACGGCTTTGGCCCTCCCGCGGTCATCGTCGCCTTTGCGCTGGTGCTGATGTTCGCCATCCCGCACCTGAGTCGGCTCCTCGGGCGCTACGACGACGAAACGGCTGCCATCAGCATCGAGGTCACGCTGCGCAACATCGGCATCGGGCTGCTGCTGGTGCGCTTCTTCTTCCCGGGCCAGCCCGAGAATGGCCATGTGCTCTACTCGTGTCTGTTCTTCGCGGGCCTCTCCACGCCGCTCAGCCTGCCGGCGATGCTGCGCCACCGCCGAGGTAAGAGCCCGGCCTTCGGGCGCGCTCCCCACATCCGCCCAGACGCCGTCCCCCAGGCACCAGACGCCAGCGCCAGCGAACCCGCCGCCTGA